From Gammaproteobacteria bacterium, one genomic window encodes:
- the rpmG gene encoding 50S ribosomal protein L33, translating to MAKGARDKIKLVSSAGTGHYYTTTKNKRTTPNKLEMRKYDPVVRKHVPYKEAKIK from the coding sequence ATGGCTAAGGGTGCACGCGACAAGATCAAACTGGTATCGAGCGCCGGTACCGGTCACTACTACACCACCACCAAGAACAAGCGCACGACGCCAAACAAGCTCGAGATGCGCAAGTACGACCCGGTGGTGCGCAAGCATGTGCCGTATAAGGAAGCCAAGATCAAGTAA
- the rpmB gene encoding 50S ribosomal protein L28, protein MSRVCQVTGKRPTTGNNVSHANNKTRRRFLPNLHKHRFWVESENRFVRLRLTARAMRIIDKKGIDTVLADLRARGEKV, encoded by the coding sequence ATGTCCAGAGTCTGCCAAGTGACTGGGAAGCGGCCGACCACCGGCAACAACGTCTCCCACGCCAACAACAAGACGCGGCGCCGTTTCCTGCCCAACCTGCACAAGCACCGGTTCTGGGTGGAGAGCGAGAACCGCTTCGTGCGCCTGCGCCTGACTGCCAGGGCCATGCGCATCATCGACAAGAAGGGTATCGACACGGTCCTGGCCGACCTGCGCGCCCGTGGCGAAAAGGTCTGA
- the radC gene encoding DNA repair protein RadC: protein MSIRHWPAAERPREKLLARGSESLSDAELLAIFLRTGTAGRNAVELGRELLEQHGGLRACLDLSPARLQACRGLGTATAALLHAALELGRRYLLADLRRGDALTNPDATRRFLQARLRGYPHEVFACLFLDNRHRVIEYEALFRGTLDGASVHPREVVKTALAHNAAAVILAHNHPSGVAEPSQADLHLTRRLRDALGLVDIRVLDHLVIGDGEAVSFAERGLL from the coding sequence ATGTCCATCCGCCACTGGCCGGCGGCCGAACGGCCGCGCGAGAAATTGCTCGCCCGCGGCTCCGAGAGTCTCTCGGATGCCGAACTGCTCGCCATCTTCCTGCGCACCGGCACCGCCGGGCGCAATGCCGTCGAACTGGGCCGCGAACTGCTGGAGCAACATGGCGGGCTGCGCGCCTGCCTGGATCTGTCGCCGGCACGGCTCCAGGCCTGCCGGGGCCTGGGAACGGCCACCGCGGCGCTGCTGCACGCCGCGCTCGAACTGGGGCGTCGTTATCTACTGGCCGATCTGCGGCGCGGCGACGCCCTCACCAACCCCGATGCCACCCGGCGGTTCCTGCAGGCCCGGCTGCGCGGCTACCCCCACGAGGTCTTCGCCTGCCTGTTCCTGGACAACCGGCACCGGGTCATCGAGTACGAGGCCCTGTTCCGTGGGACCCTGGACGGGGCCAGCGTCCACCCGCGCGAGGTCGTCAAGACGGCACTGGCCCACAATGCCGCCGCCGTGATCCTGGCCCACAATCACCCGTCCGGGGTCGCCGAGCCCAGCCAGGCCGATCTGCACCTGACCCGGCGTCTGCGCGACGCCCTGGGCCTGGTAGACATCCGGGTCCTGGACCACCTGGTGATCGGCGACGGCGAGGCGGTCTCCTTCGCCGAGCGCGGGCTGCTCTAG